One stretch of Paraburkholderia fungorum DNA includes these proteins:
- the rnhA gene encoding ribonuclease HI: MTSDLIDIYTDGACKGNPGPGGWGALLRFGDQEKELFGGEANTTNNRMELMGVIGALEALKRPCKAVVHTDSQYVQKGISEWIHGWKKKGWITAAKQPVKNADLWKRLDALVAQHEIEWRWVRGHNGHPENERADQLANRGVASLTQM; this comes from the coding sequence ATGACTTCCGATCTCATCGATATTTATACCGACGGCGCCTGCAAGGGCAATCCCGGCCCAGGCGGCTGGGGTGCGCTGCTGCGCTTCGGCGACCAGGAAAAGGAACTGTTCGGCGGCGAAGCCAACACGACCAACAATCGCATGGAGCTGATGGGCGTGATCGGCGCACTCGAAGCGCTGAAGCGCCCCTGCAAGGCCGTCGTGCACACCGATTCGCAATATGTGCAGAAAGGCATCAGCGAATGGATTCACGGCTGGAAGAAGAAAGGCTGGATCACGGCGGCTAAACAGCCAGTGAAGAATGCCGATCTGTGGAAACGGCTCGACGCGCTCGTCGCGCAACACGAGATCGAATGGCGCTGGGTGCGTGGGCACAATGGACACCCGGAAAACGAGCGGGCCGATCAACTGGCCAATCGCGGCGTCGCGTCACTCACGCAAATGTGA